One part of the Ranitomeya imitator isolate aRanImi1 chromosome 10, aRanImi1.pri, whole genome shotgun sequence genome encodes these proteins:
- the RPL28 gene encoding large ribosomal subunit protein eL28 → MRLSDVLSVHSEPNNDVLPNEGSLLRAGNKPRLRPFLSLSFLWLGGERYLTMSAHLQWMVIRNCSSFLIKRNKQVYSTEPNNLKSKNSFRYNGLIHRKTVGIEPASDGKGIVVVLKKRAGQRKPATSYEKITINKNSRATLNSVRHLIGKNKYRKDLRMAALRRASAILKSQKPVVVKKKRTRAAKTA, encoded by the exons ATGAGACTATCAGATGTCCTGTCCGTACACTCTGAGCCCAACAATGACGTATTACCCAATGAGGGTTCGTTGTTACGGGCAGGAAATAAGCCACGGCTCCGCCCCTTTCTCTCCCTTTCCTTCCTGTGGCTCGGCGGAGAGAG GTACTTAACAATGTCGGCTCACTTGCAGTGGATGGTTATAAGGAACTGCTCTAGTTTCCTAATTAAGAGAAACAAGCAAGTGTACAGCACT GAGCCCAACAATCTGAAGTCCAAAAATTCTTTTCGTTACAATGGACTTATCCACAGAAAAACAGTCGGCATTGAGCCTGCTTCTGATGGGAAGGGTATTGTTGTCGTCTTGAAGAAGCGTGCAG ggCAACGTAAACCTGCTACATCATATGAAAAAATCACCATCAATAAGAACTCACGTGCCACACTTAATAGTGTGCGCCACCTTATCGGCAAGAATAAGTACAGGAAAGACCTCCGTATG GCTGCACTTCGTCGTGCTAGCGCCATCTTGAAGAGTCAGAAGCCAGTTGTGGTGAAGAAGAAACGTACCCGGGCTGCCAAGACTGCATAA